A single Blattabacterium sp. (Mastotermes darwiniensis) str. MADAR DNA region contains:
- a CDS encoding c-type cytochrome: protein MKNFLFLTLFLLAFIPTTIEAIEGDPEKGKELFKKNCTSCHSIDLEKKMIGPALSGITEKRSREWLHKWIVDNESLRKSGDREAIAIYKEYGNVKMNSFPQLSEQQIDDILYFIKKPKKTTKKEKKGKKENIELSQDQFLIKIIIFGLSVLSLILLWILYKIHVLTHLLSEDLFIHEKKKKNFWTSIFLFFYKFLGKTKKNWYFLSCSIGSLFLLVIYGIWYFLMQIDVNKGYKPVQPIYFSHKIHSGINGIDCQYCHSIAKYSKVSGIPSANICMNCHITIDEYKDDYIEKGKSREEYNKEIQKIYYAVGWNPEKREYSKKTHPIQWIRIHNMPDFVHFDHSQHIITGEKMIKKSKKVDLTCNACHGEVQNMDQIEMANNFTMEWCISCHRNTEIDTNNQYYKEYFYDLIKKRKGEKITVDMIGGIECAKCHY, encoded by the coding sequence ATGAAAAATTTTTTATTCTTGACTCTTTTTTTGTTGGCTTTTATTCCTACTACAATTGAAGCCATAGAAGGAGATCCTGAAAAAGGAAAAGAACTTTTTAAAAAGAATTGCACTTCTTGCCATTCCATAGATTTAGAAAAGAAAATGATAGGACCAGCACTATCTGGGATAACTGAAAAAAGAAGTAGAGAATGGTTGCATAAATGGATTGTTGATAATGAATCTTTAAGAAAAAGTGGAGATAGAGAGGCGATAGCTATTTATAAAGAGTATGGAAATGTAAAAATGAATTCTTTTCCTCAATTATCTGAACAGCAAATAGACGATATATTATATTTTATTAAGAAACCAAAAAAAACTACTAAGAAAGAAAAAAAAGGGAAAAAAGAAAATATAGAACTTTCCCAAGATCAATTTTTAATTAAAATAATTATTTTTGGCCTCAGTGTTTTATCTTTAATCCTACTTTGGATTCTTTATAAAATTCATGTTCTCACTCATTTATTAAGTGAAGATCTCTTTATTCATGAAAAAAAGAAAAAAAATTTTTGGACATCCATCTTTTTATTTTTCTATAAATTTTTAGGAAAAACAAAGAAAAATTGGTATTTTTTATCTTGTTCTATAGGTTCTTTATTTCTATTAGTAATATATGGAATATGGTATTTTTTAATGCAAATAGATGTAAATAAAGGATATAAACCAGTGCAGCCTATTTACTTCTCTCATAAAATTCATTCTGGAATTAATGGAATTGATTGTCAATATTGCCATTCCATAGCAAAATATAGTAAAGTATCTGGAATTCCTTCCGCAAATATTTGTATGAATTGCCATATTACTATAGATGAATATAAAGATGATTATATAGAAAAAGGAAAAAGTAGAGAGGAATACAATAAAGAAATACAAAAAATATATTATGCAGTAGGATGGAATCCAGAAAAAAGAGAATATTCTAAAAAAACTCATCCCATCCAATGGATACGTATACACAATATGCCTGATTTTGTACATTTTGATCATTCTCAACATATAATAACTGGAGAAAAGATGATAAAAAAATCAAAAAAAGTGGATTTAACTTGTAACGCTTGTCATGGAGAAGTTCAAAATATGGATCAAATAGAAATGGCCAATAATTTTACCATGGAATGGTGTATATCTTGTCATAGGAATACAGAAATCGATACTAATAATCAATATTACAAAGAATATTTTTATGATTTGATCAAAAAGAGAAAAGGGGAAAAAATAACCGTAGATATGATTGGGGGAATAGAATGCGCTAAATGTCATTATTGA
- the carB gene encoding carbamoyl-phosphate synthase (glutamine-hydrolyzing) large subunit, whose product MKMDKVLILGSGALKIGEAGEFDYSGTQALKALKEEKIYTILINPNIATVQTSKEVADKVYFLPLTYFFIKSVIEKEKPKGILLSFGGQTALNCGIQLFKEGIIEKYKIKVLGTSIESIIHSEDRYLFRNRLTGINIKTAKSFVVHSMDHAISYSLKIGFPIIIRSSYTLGGLGSGFAKNIHELKKIVSKAFSYSSKVVVEEYLEGWKEIEYEIVRDKYNNCIAVCNMENLDPIGIHTGESIVVAPSQTLTNSEYYSLRKLAFHIARNFDIIGECNVQFALDPRSEDYRVIEVNARLSRSSALASKATGYPLAFISAKLAIGYGLHELKNSVNNTYAFFEPALDYVVCKIPRWDLNKFYGVSNKIGSSMKSVGEVMAIGKSFEEALQKGIRMLDIGMLGFINPKKKMGSTRSIKEYLKKPTDQRVLFIEEAFEEGISIREIHNLTKIDPWFLYQLDNIFQTKKEISSYENWINIPDELFRKAKKEGFSDMQIASIFIDKDGSNNGIDDMEEKIRKYRKEKGIIPYVRQIDTLASEYPSTYLYLTYHAIQHDILYEEDEKSVIVLGSGVYKIGSSVEFDWCCVNTLNVLKKESYRSIMINYNPETVSTDFDVCDRLYFEELTLERILDIIDLEKPKGTIVSMGGQIPNNLVLKLYEKKVNILGTSPIAIDEVENRNKFSNAMDFLGIGQPRWKELSDWDSIYKFVEEVDYPILVRPSYVLSGSDMNVISNSEELHHYLRGKDFIDSKLVITEFIKNAKEIELDAVSQNGEILYYAISEHVEFAGVHSGDATLVYPPHNLYLSTLKEIIRISKKIAKYFDISGPFNIQFLSKDNKLKVIECNLRASRSFPFVSKVSHFNMIELATQVLLGKKKKKTEPNFFTTNFLGIKASQFSFSSLQDSDPILGVDMTSTGEVGCLGYTFDEALLKSMLSVGYTIPKKNILISVGPIGSKLDLLDMIKLLHKKKYILFATEGTNSFLSDYGIPSIRVHWPNVNVRKSSNVLDLIKDRKFDLIINIPKNISKSELDNDYAIRRYSVDFNIPLLTNARLAKAFIQAFCNKSMDQLFITSWDEYR is encoded by the coding sequence ATGAAAATGGATAAAGTACTTATATTGGGATCAGGGGCATTAAAGATAGGAGAAGCTGGTGAATTTGATTATTCTGGGACACAAGCTTTAAAAGCTCTCAAAGAGGAGAAAATTTATACCATATTGATTAATCCAAATATTGCGACTGTTCAAACTTCGAAAGAAGTTGCTGATAAAGTTTATTTTCTCCCTCTCACCTATTTTTTTATAAAAAGTGTTATAGAAAAAGAAAAACCGAAAGGTATTTTACTTTCTTTTGGAGGACAAACTGCATTGAATTGTGGAATACAACTTTTTAAAGAAGGGATTATAGAAAAATATAAAATTAAAGTTTTAGGAACGTCCATTGAATCTATAATCCACAGTGAAGATAGATATTTATTTAGAAATAGGTTGACCGGTATTAATATAAAAACGGCAAAAAGTTTTGTAGTCCATTCCATGGATCATGCCATTTCCTATTCTTTAAAGATAGGGTTTCCTATTATAATTAGATCTTCTTATACACTTGGAGGTTTAGGAAGTGGTTTCGCAAAAAATATTCATGAATTAAAAAAAATTGTCAGTAAAGCTTTCTCTTATTCTTCCAAAGTTGTTGTAGAAGAGTATCTGGAAGGATGGAAAGAAATTGAATATGAAATAGTTAGAGATAAATACAACAATTGTATTGCTGTATGTAATATGGAGAACTTGGATCCTATAGGGATTCATACGGGGGAAAGTATTGTAGTAGCACCGTCACAGACTTTAACCAATTCTGAATATTATAGTTTAAGAAAATTAGCTTTTCATATAGCTAGAAATTTTGATATTATTGGAGAATGTAATGTTCAATTTGCATTAGATCCTAGATCGGAAGATTATCGTGTTATTGAAGTAAACGCACGTCTGTCTCGTTCTAGCGCTCTTGCTTCTAAAGCAACGGGTTATCCATTAGCTTTTATTTCCGCAAAATTAGCTATAGGATATGGATTGCATGAATTAAAGAATTCCGTGAATAATACTTATGCTTTTTTTGAACCAGCATTAGATTATGTAGTATGTAAAATTCCGAGGTGGGATTTAAACAAATTTTATGGGGTTTCCAATAAAATTGGAAGCAGTATGAAAAGTGTAGGAGAAGTGATGGCTATTGGAAAATCGTTTGAAGAGGCCTTACAAAAGGGGATTCGTATGTTAGATATTGGAATGCTAGGATTCATAAATCCTAAAAAAAAAATGGGATCTACTCGTTCTATTAAAGAATATTTGAAAAAACCTACCGATCAAAGAGTTCTATTTATAGAAGAAGCTTTTGAAGAGGGAATTTCTATCCGAGAAATACATAATCTTACAAAAATAGATCCATGGTTTTTATACCAATTGGATAACATTTTTCAAACAAAAAAAGAAATTTCCTCTTATGAAAATTGGATAAATATTCCGGATGAATTATTCCGGAAAGCTAAGAAGGAAGGTTTTTCTGATATGCAAATAGCTAGTATATTCATTGATAAAGACGGTAGTAATAATGGAATTGATGATATGGAGGAAAAAATAAGAAAATATAGAAAAGAAAAAGGAATTATCCCATATGTTCGACAAATTGATACTTTAGCTTCTGAATATCCATCCACTTATTTGTATTTAACCTACCATGCTATTCAACACGATATTCTTTATGAAGAAGACGAAAAATCTGTAATTGTTTTAGGTTCTGGAGTTTATAAAATAGGTAGTAGTGTTGAATTTGATTGGTGTTGTGTCAATACCTTAAATGTTCTTAAGAAAGAATCTTATAGATCAATAATGATTAATTACAATCCAGAAACAGTTAGCACAGATTTTGATGTTTGTGATCGTTTATATTTTGAAGAGCTAACTTTAGAACGTATATTGGATATCATTGATTTAGAAAAACCAAAAGGAACAATAGTTTCTATGGGAGGACAAATACCCAATAACTTAGTTTTAAAACTTTATGAAAAAAAAGTAAATATTCTAGGTACCTCTCCTATTGCTATAGACGAAGTTGAAAATAGAAATAAGTTTTCTAACGCTATGGATTTTTTAGGGATAGGACAACCTAGATGGAAAGAATTATCAGATTGGGATAGTATTTATAAATTTGTAGAAGAAGTAGATTATCCTATATTAGTTAGACCATCCTATGTTCTTTCAGGTTCGGATATGAATGTCATTTCTAATTCTGAAGAACTTCATCATTATCTTCGGGGTAAAGATTTTATTGATTCCAAATTAGTTATAACAGAATTTATAAAAAATGCAAAAGAAATTGAATTGGATGCTGTTTCTCAAAATGGAGAAATATTGTATTATGCTATATCGGAACATGTAGAATTTGCTGGAGTACATTCAGGAGATGCAACTTTGGTATATCCTCCGCATAATTTATATTTATCTACATTAAAGGAAATCATCCGTATATCTAAAAAAATAGCCAAATATTTTGATATATCTGGACCTTTTAATATTCAATTTTTATCTAAGGATAATAAATTAAAAGTAATTGAATGCAATTTGAGAGCTTCCAGGAGTTTTCCTTTTGTATCCAAAGTCTCTCATTTTAACATGATAGAACTAGCTACTCAAGTACTTCTTGGAAAGAAAAAAAAGAAAACAGAACCTAATTTTTTTACTACGAATTTCTTAGGGATAAAAGCATCCCAATTTTCTTTTTCCAGTTTACAAGATTCTGATCCTATTTTAGGGGTGGATATGACTTCTACGGGAGAAGTAGGATGTTTAGGGTATACTTTTGATGAAGCTCTTTTAAAATCTATGCTTTCTGTTGGTTATACTATTCCAAAAAAAAATATTCTTATATCTGTAGGGCCAATTGGATCTAAATTAGATCTTTTAGACATGATTAAACTTTTGCATAAAAAAAAATATATATTATTTGCTACAGAAGGGACAAATAGTTTTTTATCCGATTATGGAATTCCCTCAATAAGGGTTCATTGGCCAAATGTAAATGTAAGAAAATCTTCAAATGTTCTTGATTTGATAAAGGATAGAAAATTCGATCTTATTATCAATATCCCAAAAAATATAAGTAAATCAGAGTTGGATAATGATTATGCAATAAGACGTTATTCCGTAGATTTTAATATTCCTCTACTAACTAATGCGCGTTTGGCTAAGGCTTTTATACAAGCTTTTTGTAATAAATCTATGGATCAATTATTTATAACATCTTGGGATGAATATCGATAA
- a CDS encoding argininosuccinate synthase domain-containing protein, giving the protein MKIKVRISNEEDTKYASLICKKIKESAKSRGTGISKKDPEYIKSKMINGNAVVAFYNGKIAGFSYLEVFQSKEFVVNSGLIVFPEFRKRGLAKIIKIEIFKLSKKKFPNSKIFSITTSNSVIKMNTELGFKPVSFSELTQSEEFWMGCRSCDNFDILTRNKRKMCLCTGLLYNPKEKKKKSLTYGDKIVLAYSGGLDTSYCLKYLIQQKGYEVHTVIVHTGGFKDKELKKIEELALNIGAKSHKTIDALEEYYQNCIKYLIFGNILKNNTYPLSVSSERIFQAIKIAQYANRIKAIAIAHGSTGAGNDQIRFDVAFQIICPEKITLSPIRDLKISRKEEIEYLQNSGISIVWDQYQYSINKGIWGTSIGGKETLNSSQKVPDEAYTKKLIRKESENLELEFEKGELVSVNKKKGKAIKNIIKIERIASKFSIGRGIHIGDTILGIKGRVAFEASAAIIIIQAHHFLEKHILTKWQLYWKEQLSNWYGMLLHEAQYLDPVMRDIERFLISTQERITGTVYMILYPYRFRLVGIKSKFDLMETNIHMAQYGEMNYAWTSEDVKGFTKILSNQMKMYHNLNKKK; this is encoded by the coding sequence ATGAAAATAAAAGTTAGAATCTCTAATGAAGAGGATACAAAATATGCTTCCTTAATTTGCAAAAAAATAAAGGAATCAGCAAAAAGTAGAGGAACTGGGATTTCTAAAAAAGATCCAGAATATATTAAATCCAAAATGATTAATGGAAATGCAGTTGTTGCTTTCTATAATGGAAAAATAGCAGGGTTTAGTTACCTTGAAGTTTTTCAAAGTAAAGAATTTGTTGTTAATTCTGGTTTAATTGTTTTTCCTGAATTTAGAAAACGAGGATTGGCCAAAATTATAAAAATTGAAATATTTAAACTTTCTAAAAAAAAATTTCCAAATTCTAAAATTTTTAGCATTACAACAAGTAATTCAGTAATTAAAATGAATACGGAATTGGGTTTTAAGCCTGTTAGTTTTAGCGAATTAACTCAATCGGAAGAATTTTGGATGGGATGTAGAAGTTGTGATAATTTCGATATTTTAACCAGAAATAAAAGAAAAATGTGTCTTTGCACTGGTCTTTTATATAATCCAAAAGAAAAAAAAAAGAAATCTTTAACTTATGGAGATAAAATTGTTTTGGCCTATAGTGGTGGTTTAGATACGTCCTATTGTTTGAAATATCTTATCCAACAAAAAGGATATGAGGTGCATACAGTCATTGTTCACACAGGAGGATTTAAAGATAAAGAATTAAAAAAAATTGAAGAGTTAGCTTTAAATATTGGAGCTAAATCACACAAAACTATTGATGCTCTAGAAGAATATTATCAAAATTGCATCAAATATCTTATATTTGGAAATATTCTTAAAAACAATACTTATCCACTTTCAGTAAGTTCAGAAAGAATCTTTCAGGCTATTAAAATTGCACAATATGCGAATCGTATTAAGGCAATAGCGATAGCTCATGGAAGTACGGGAGCTGGGAATGATCAGATTAGATTCGATGTAGCATTTCAAATTATTTGTCCAGAAAAAATTACTTTATCCCCTATAAGAGATTTAAAAATTTCTAGAAAAGAAGAGATTGAATATTTACAAAATAGTGGGATATCCATTGTATGGGATCAATACCAATATTCCATAAATAAAGGAATTTGGGGAACTAGTATTGGAGGAAAAGAAACCTTAAACTCTTCCCAAAAGGTTCCTGATGAGGCTTATACAAAAAAATTAATAAGGAAAGAAAGTGAAAATTTAGAATTAGAATTTGAAAAAGGAGAATTAGTCAGTGTTAATAAAAAAAAAGGAAAAGCTATAAAAAACATCATAAAAATTGAAAGAATAGCTTCCAAATTTTCTATAGGTAGGGGGATTCACATAGGAGATACTATTTTGGGCATTAAGGGGAGAGTAGCATTCGAAGCTTCTGCAGCTATTATTATTATCCAAGCACATCATTTTTTAGAAAAACATATTCTTACGAAATGGCAACTTTATTGGAAGGAGCAATTATCCAATTGGTATGGAATGCTGCTTCATGAAGCTCAATATTTAGACCCTGTTATGCGTGATATAGAGAGGTTTTTAATAAGCACACAGGAACGAATAACTGGAACCGTATATATGATTCTATATCCTTATAGATTTCGTTTAGTTGGAATTAAATCAAAATTTGATTTAATGGAAACCAATATTCACATGGCTCAATACGGAGAAATGAATTATGCTTGGACATCAGAGGATGTCAAAGGTTTTACTAAAATATTGAGTAACCAAATGAAAATGTATCATAATTTAAATAAAAAAAAATAA
- the carA gene encoding glutamine-hydrolyzing carbamoyl-phosphate synthase small subunit — MAMLLLEDGTRYKAYHFGAYVSSSGEVVFNTAMTGYTESMTDPSYKGQILTYTYPIIGNYGIPSPSYKGSIHEFYESDKVQVSGLIISYYSNRPYHWNMYASLSDWLEENGIPGLYGIDTRFIAQKLIKKGGSMLGKILMGKEDLPFYDPNQDNLSKKVSTYEKIIYGNGKYKILLVDFGLKNNILRCLLRRNCTIIRVPWDYDFTKEEYDGLVLSNGPGNPKIYEKPISYIRLAMKKERPIFGICLGNQLLGIAAGADTYKLQYAHRGHNLPVVFMETGQNFITSQNHGYVLDTANIAGEWKTFFKNLNDNTCEGIIHDCKPFFSVQFHPEASSGPTDTEFIFDFFINSIVSSYKKVL, encoded by the coding sequence ATGGCTATGCTTCTCTTGGAAGATGGAACTAGGTATAAAGCTTATCATTTTGGAGCATACGTATCCTCTTCTGGAGAAGTAGTATTTAATACAGCTATGACCGGTTATACGGAAAGTATGACTGATCCATCTTACAAAGGTCAAATTTTGACTTATACTTATCCTATAATAGGAAATTATGGAATCCCATCTCCTTCTTATAAGGGATCCATCCATGAATTTTATGAATCCGATAAGGTTCAAGTATCTGGACTAATTATCTCATATTATTCCAACCGTCCGTATCATTGGAATATGTATGCTTCTCTATCTGATTGGTTAGAAGAAAATGGTATTCCTGGATTATATGGAATAGATACCCGATTTATTGCACAAAAACTTATAAAAAAAGGAGGATCTATGTTAGGTAAAATTTTAATGGGAAAAGAAGATCTTCCTTTTTATGATCCTAATCAGGATAATCTTTCTAAAAAAGTTTCTACCTATGAGAAAATAATCTATGGAAATGGAAAATATAAAATATTGCTTGTTGATTTTGGATTAAAGAATAATATTTTACGTTGTTTATTGCGTAGAAATTGTACTATTATAAGGGTTCCATGGGATTATGATTTTACAAAAGAAGAATATGATGGACTGGTTCTTTCCAATGGACCTGGAAATCCAAAGATATATGAAAAACCCATATCCTATATTCGTCTTGCTATGAAAAAAGAACGACCTATATTTGGTATATGTTTAGGCAATCAACTTTTAGGTATTGCTGCAGGAGCCGATACTTATAAACTACAATATGCACATAGAGGACATAATCTCCCAGTTGTATTTATGGAAACAGGACAAAATTTTATTACATCACAAAATCATGGATATGTTTTGGATACTGCCAATATTGCTGGAGAATGGAAAACGTTTTTTAAAAATTTAAATGATAATACTTGCGAAGGAATCATTCATGATTGTAAACCTTTTTTTTCGGTTCAATTTCATCCAGAAGCATCCAGTGGACCTACGGATACAGAATTTATATTCGATTTTTTTATCAATTCGATTGTCTCTTCTTACAAAAAAGTATTATGA
- the argC gene encoding N-acetyl-gamma-glutamyl-phosphate reductase: MIEIGIIGGTGYTAGELIRLMIHHPKVRINSVVSRSEPGKLIHFIHQDLLGEIGDMKFTDSLRKEIDIVFLCSGHGQSRKELKKISKYIKVIDLSKDFRMINQSFFKERNFIYGLPELQKELIKKSDSVANPGCFSTAILLAILPLAKEKLLKNNIHISAITGSTGSGKRNIYTNNFSWRNNNISAYKIFQHQHLKEIKQTIRQVQNNFYSEIYFIPYRGNLSRGIIATLYTSSSFSLEKNKDIYKEYYKDHPFVEISDTNVDVKQVINTNKCILYLIKEKDQLIVISVIDNLIKGASGQAIQNMNLLFNLDETCGLKLKSVRF, translated from the coding sequence ATGATTGAAATAGGAATTATAGGAGGTACAGGATATACTGCTGGAGAATTAATCAGATTAATGATTCATCATCCAAAAGTAAGAATTAATAGTGTAGTTAGCAGAAGTGAACCAGGTAAGTTAATTCATTTTATCCATCAAGACTTATTAGGAGAAATAGGGGATATGAAGTTTACCGATTCTTTAAGGAAGGAAATTGATATAGTATTTCTTTGTTCAGGACATGGACAATCTAGAAAAGAATTAAAAAAGATATCAAAATATATAAAAGTTATTGATCTAAGTAAAGATTTTAGGATGATCAATCAATCTTTTTTCAAAGAGAGAAATTTTATTTATGGATTACCAGAATTACAGAAAGAACTCATTAAAAAATCTGATAGTGTAGCCAATCCAGGATGTTTTTCTACAGCTATTCTTCTAGCTATTTTACCTTTAGCTAAAGAAAAACTATTAAAAAATAATATACATATCAGTGCGATAACTGGTTCCACAGGATCTGGGAAAAGAAATATCTATACGAACAATTTTAGCTGGAGAAATAACAATATTTCTGCTTATAAAATATTTCAACATCAGCATTTAAAAGAAATTAAACAGACTATTCGTCAAGTACAAAATAATTTCTATTCTGAAATTTATTTTATTCCTTATAGAGGAAATTTATCTAGAGGTATTATAGCTACTTTATATACTTCTTCTAGTTTTTCTCTAGAAAAAAATAAGGATATTTATAAGGAATATTATAAAGATCACCCTTTTGTGGAAATATCTGATACAAATGTTGATGTTAAACAGGTTATCAATACCAATAAGTGTATTTTGTATCTTATTAAAGAAAAGGATCAGCTGATTGTTATCAGTGTTATAGACAATCTTATAAAAGGAGCTTCTGGTCAAGCTATACAGAACATGAACCTTCTATTTAATTTAGATGAGACTTGTGGTTTGAAATTGAAATCTGTTCGTTTCTAA
- a CDS encoding aspartate aminotransferase family protein yields the protein MEIFDVYPILDDIELVKSKGIYVFDKKGHRYLDFYGGHAVISIGHSHPYYVRVLTEQIKKISYYSNSVFFYQKKELAHLLGRISGYENYSLFLCNSGSESNENALKIASFHTGKKKVVAFKGSFHGRTSGSVSVTDNYKFVSTFNAQHETIFIDYKDISTLEKELKNRDICAVITEGIQGLSGIIDPGFNFFCQAWKLCRKYDTIFIIDEVQSGYGRTGSFFAHQLYPIKPDLITIAKGMGNGFPIGGVLIHPRFKPYYGMLGTTFGGNPLACVAGISVLEIIQKENLIENARKMGKILLQELRMIPKIKKISGRGLMLGLEFDFPIHDLKNILIYREKVFVGTSNNSYILRLLPPLSINVHHIKLFITKLKRALAYL from the coding sequence ATGGAAATATTTGACGTTTATCCTATTCTAGATGATATAGAATTAGTTAAGAGTAAAGGAATATATGTTTTTGATAAAAAAGGACATAGGTATTTAGATTTCTATGGAGGTCATGCAGTCATTTCTATTGGTCATTCGCATCCATATTATGTTAGAGTATTAACAGAACAAATTAAAAAAATTTCCTATTATTCGAATAGTGTTTTTTTTTATCAAAAAAAAGAATTGGCTCATTTACTTGGTCGTATTTCAGGATATGAGAATTATTCGTTGTTTCTTTGCAATTCTGGTTCTGAATCCAATGAAAATGCATTGAAAATAGCTTCTTTTCATACAGGAAAAAAGAAAGTAGTAGCTTTTAAAGGTTCTTTTCATGGAAGAACTAGCGGAAGTGTATCCGTTACGGATAATTATAAATTTGTATCCACTTTCAATGCGCAACATGAAACTATATTTATAGATTATAAAGATATTTCTACCTTAGAAAAGGAATTAAAAAATAGAGATATTTGTGCTGTAATCACAGAAGGAATACAAGGTTTATCTGGAATTATAGATCCTGGTTTTAATTTTTTTTGTCAAGCTTGGAAACTTTGCAGAAAATACGATACAATTTTTATTATTGATGAGGTTCAAAGTGGGTATGGAAGAACTGGATCTTTTTTTGCTCACCAGTTATATCCTATAAAACCAGATTTAATAACCATTGCTAAAGGAATGGGGAATGGATTCCCAATAGGAGGGGTACTTATACATCCTAGATTTAAACCTTATTACGGAATGTTAGGAACCACGTTTGGTGGAAATCCTCTAGCTTGTGTTGCTGGTATTTCTGTATTAGAAATTATTCAAAAAGAAAATTTAATTGAAAATGCAAGAAAAATGGGAAAAATATTGTTGCAAGAATTACGTATGATTCCTAAAATCAAAAAAATAAGTGGAAGAGGACTTATGTTAGGGTTAGAATTTGATTTTCCTATTCATGATTTGAAAAATATTTTAATTTACAGGGAAAAAGTATTTGTAGGAACATCTAATAACTCATATATTTTACGATTGCTACCTCCATTGAGTATCAATGTTCATCATATAAAATTATTTATTACAAAACTAAAGAGAGCCTTAGCATATCTATAA